A genome region from Bacteroidota bacterium includes the following:
- a CDS encoding response regulator transcription factor: MAKIELVIIEDEFFAANHLSELLDTLGYRVKGIFYSGEDFLHKTDWRFDAAIVDIFLADKLSGLDLAEELHGRQKPFIFLTANQDAQTLKAAARLAPRAYITKPFRQSDVQAALEIIALGLVPKLQVKVLRGFEDLHPADILFIRSDGVYIEIVTLRETLVQRKLLKDIAHELPDSFIRVHRSYIVNSDYIAQRSSAALIVHGHEIPVSRSFRNNLR, translated from the coding sequence ATGGCTAAAATTGAACTGGTAATCATTGAAGACGAGTTCTTCGCAGCAAATCATCTTAGTGAATTGCTTGATACATTGGGCTATCGTGTGAAAGGAATTTTTTACAGCGGCGAGGACTTTCTGCATAAAACAGACTGGCGTTTTGATGCGGCAATCGTGGATATCTTTCTTGCCGATAAACTCAGTGGTCTCGATCTGGCGGAGGAATTACACGGGCGGCAAAAACCATTTATTTTTCTTACTGCCAATCAGGACGCCCAAACGCTGAAAGCGGCTGCACGGCTGGCTCCAAGAGCCTATATCACCAAACCATTCCGGCAAAGCGATGTGCAGGCCGCGCTGGAAATCATTGCACTCGGCCTTGTTCCCAAGTTGCAGGTAAAAGTACTGCGTGGCTTTGAAGATCTGCATCCCGCAGACATCCTTTTCATTCGCTCCGACGGCGTATATATCGAAATTGTGACACTCCGCGAAACACTTGTGCAGCGTAAGCTGCTTAAAGATATTGCGCATGAATTACCTGATTCATTTATTCGTGTACACCGCTCGTATATTGTTAATTCTGATTATATCGCGCAGCGATCCTCGGCAGCATTAATTGTACACGGACATGAAATTCCGGTATCGCGTAGTTTTCGGAATAATCTTCGTTAA
- a CDS encoding phage tail protein, producing MTPNPNLPVGSIVMFYGDIDHLPIGWEYCDGTSGTPDLRDLFIVGAGRTYNLGASGGQNTVTLTTDQIPAHSHKYQQFNLVNIDWKSGGDLSPMNGTGSNLPGITESTGGGMPHENRPPFYALFYIMKVS from the coding sequence ATGACACCAAATCCAAATCTTCCGGTAGGCAGCATCGTAATGTTCTATGGCGATATTGACCATCTTCCCATTGGATGGGAATACTGCGATGGTACAAGCGGCACACCTGATCTTCGCGATCTGTTTATTGTTGGCGCAGGCAGAACTTACAATCTGGGAGCAAGTGGCGGACAAAACACCGTAACACTTACAACCGATCAAATTCCGGCCCACTCGCACAAATACCAGCAGTTCAATCTGGTTAACATTGACTGGAAATCAGGCGGAGATCTCTCTCCGATGAATGGTACAGGCAGTAATCTTCCCGGCATCACAGAGAGCACCGGTGGTGGAATGCCGCATGAAAACCGGCCTCCTTTTTATGCGCTGTTCTACATTATGAAAGTTAGCTGA
- the arfB gene encoding aminoacyl-tRNA hydrolase produces the protein MTLRERNLLTECTFRATRSGGKGGQHVNKVSSRMELTFDIPASQLLSDEEKIRLQEKLASKLTTEGILRITEDSDRSQHENKERIGKKFYRLLEAALKPEKKRLKTKVPKAVKAKRREDKAKRSEVKALRREKM, from the coding sequence ATGACACTGCGCGAACGCAACCTGCTTACCGAATGCACTTTCCGCGCCACCCGTTCGGGCGGTAAAGGCGGGCAGCACGTTAATAAAGTCTCGTCGCGCATGGAGCTTACGTTTGATATTCCCGCCTCGCAACTGCTGAGCGACGAAGAAAAAATCCGCCTGCAGGAAAAACTCGCCTCCAAACTCACCACCGAAGGTATTCTGCGCATTACCGAAGACAGCGACCGCTCGCAGCACGAAAACAAAGAGCGCATTGGTAAAAAATTTTACCGCCTGCTCGAAGCCGCACTGAAACCGGAAAAAAAGCGCCTTAAAACCAAAGTGCCCAAAGCCGTAAAAGCTAAACGCCGCGAAGATAAGGCCAAACGTTCGGAAGTGAAGGCATTGCGCAGAGAGAAAATGTAA